The DNA region AAACATCCACAAGCCTAGTCGCCGTAGACAAGAGTGACATGAAGCTGAGTTGGGAACGGCTCCTATTCGGGCATTCGACAGCCCCTGCCAGCCCATGAGCGCCAGGGCAAGAGCAGATCGGTTGACAGGCTTGGAAGGCTCTTCGGGAGATTTAACGTTGGCGAAAAAGTCTGGTGGAAGCTGCCCTAGCACACCATCAAGATTGATTTCTTCTGGGAGTCGTAGATTGAATTCGTAAGGGAGAAATGACGATCGCGAGCACAGCTCGTCGTAGCGGTTTCGTAAGGCCGAAAGAGTCGACTGGGTGTTTGAAAAGGAAAGTCGCAGCAGAGAATCTATGACATGGTTAGAGAAGAGGAGGGTTTGATAGGATTGGTCAACCATACCATCACAGCCACGCCTTCTCCACAGGCAGTCTTGTTGATGCGAGCTCACGATGAGCTCGGCATACTTCTCCACTAAGGCCTCCTCTGTTGCGATGTTAGCGTGGTATACTCAATATCGAATCATGGTAAGGAGACTAACCAATTTCTGACGGCACCAGAACTGAGACCTCTTTGCCGTCCACATCTTTGCGGTTGagcttgacgacgagctccttgTGGCACAGAACGCACCGAACTCTCTCCTTGCCCTGACATATCCACCCACGCTTCGCCCATTCCACCTCGTTGACCCGTTCTGGCTTGGGTGTCCAGTCAGTGAGCTCCTGAAAGGTGGCGAGCCGCCTCAGAAGCTCATCCCTATCACCAGGCACGTACTTGGCGAGCGCGTCCTTGTCTCTGACCGACTTGGCGCTGGATTGCGTGGTAGACCTCCGTAGGGCGTTGGATAACGATGATGTGAGGGAGGGATTGTAGGCGCTCGGCGCGGTCGAGTCGGGAAAGCCCAGACGTCGGCGCTTCTGGAGGAGCGCATCGTGGgaagcggtggcggcagcctcgctGCGTCGAGAGTCGGCACTCATGGTCCCAGAGGCGGTGGCATCCGATGTCGATGACGGCCGTGGGCTGTTGAGCCCCTGGAGGAGGGCGTTGAACTTTCGTTTCGTTGCGTGCATGGCTGCGACGGTGGaagaagcaagcaagccgtCGCGTCGCGATGGGAGTCTggatgctgctgggcggcgctgatTATGGCTGCATgcaggaggagacggcccaattggtgggcggcggacgcgggaGGGTGAGACAAGCTGTTATCAAACGAAGTCTGCGACCGTAGCACTCGAACGGGGGTGGGGTAGTAGCGGGAGAGGAGCGTGACACGAAGGCTTGTGTTGTTGCGTAGCCGATGAGATGTTTGTTCAAGCACCATCGAAGAAGGCTAATGATGCAGCTGGTTGCCCGGGTCTCCCGCCTGCCCAAGTACTGACCGACCCAGTGCCTTAATTAGTACTAAGGTCCAGTACTTGCAGGGGTAACAAGGTGCCCAGTCTGC from Purpureocillium takamizusanense chromosome 3, complete sequence includes:
- a CDS encoding uncharacterized protein (COG:S~EggNog:ENOG503P11D), producing the protein MHATKRKFNALLQGLNSPRPSSTSDATASGTMSADSRRSEAAATASHDALLQKRRRLGFPDSTAPSAYNPSLTSSLSNALRRSTTQSSAKSVRDKDALAKYVPGDRDELLRRLATFQELTDWTPKPERVNEVEWAKRGWICQGKERVRCVLCHKELVVKLNRKDVDGKEVSVLVPSEIEEALVEKYAELIVSSHQQDCLWRRRGCDDSLLRLSFSNTQSTLSALRNRYDELCSRSSFLPYEFNLRLPEEINLDGVLGQLPPDFFANVKSPEEPSKPVNRSALALALMGWQGLSNARIGAVPNSASCHSCLRRLGLWMFKSKEVDEDGQVIVPAPMDFLDPVREHRFFCPWSNAKAQSRGASSTENTQNTGWNMLLQTIKNDSELRDVYEGRSKRFGRLIHDHEAPPSIPGGDATTATPATPGEPVNPGAHNAQDEEVDEKARSAKDKERWARLRKVKSLFETKGARKLRRPLSRPGTSHSNKSGV